The nucleotide sequence TCCTCTTCGAGGGCTCGGTGCGGGACAACGTGGCGCTGTGGGACCCGTCGATCCCGGACGACGCGGTCGTGGAAGCGCTGCGGGACGCGGCGCTGTACGACACGGTCGCGCGGCGGCCCGGCGGCATCCACGGCAGGGTCGAGCAGGACGGCCGCAACTTCTCCGGCGGTCAGCGTCAACGCCTGGAGATCGCGAGGGCGTTGGTGCGCCGGCCGAGCATCCTGGTGCTGGACGAGGTGACCAGCGCGCTGGACGCGGAGACCGAGCAGGTGGTGATGGACAACCTGCGCCGGCGCGGTTGCGCGTGCGTGGTGATCGCGCACCGGCTCAGCACGGTCCGCGACAGCGACGAGATCGTCGTCCTCGAGCACGGGAGCGTCGTCGAGCGCGGGCGGCACGAGGAACTGGTGGCACGCGGCGGCGCGTACGCGGCGCTGGTCAGGGAGCGATGAGATGACGACCGTATCCGGGACGGACGACGTGCTCGCCGCGCTGGGGCAGCTGGGCCGGCGGATCGACTGCGCGGGCTCCGGCCGTCTGGACCTGGAGGGTCCGCAGGCGCTGTGGGTGGTGGCGTCGGGGGCGCTGGACCTGTTCGCGGTGGACGCCGCACAGCAGGGGCACTGGCACCACCTGGGCCGGCTGGAGGCAGGGGCCCTGCTGCTCGGTCCGGTCCAGGGTCCCCGCCACACCCTCGTGGCGCGTCCGCTGCGCGACTGCGTCGTGCACCGCGTCGGGCTGCGTGAGCTGTACCAGCCCGCGAGCACCGAGACCTGGTCCTACGACGCGTACGGCAACCCCCAGTACGTGCCGCCGGCTTCGAGCCCGCTGGAGTACGCGCTCGCCCTCGGGGTCGGCCGCGGTCTGTCGGTCCTCTTCCAGGCGCCGATGGCGGGCGAGTCCGCGGCCGGGGACGGGGCGGGACCCGTGCGGGCCGGGGCGGGGGCGCAGGGCGACGACGACGTCTTCTGGATGCAGGTGCCGCCGGGCAGCGTGCAGTACGGCGCGCTGTACGGCGCCGAGGCCGCCGCCGACCTGCTGATGGACCCCGCGGTGTGGCAGAGCATGGTGGACCAGCAGTACCGGTTGCTGACCGCGCTGGACCGCTGGATCGAGGAGCTGGAACACACCCACGAGACCCGGACGGCCGCCGGGATCAAGGCGGGTGAGGCGGTCCGCGCGCAGGCCGACCGGACCCTGCTCGCCTCGATCGGCCCGCGGGGCCGGGGCGCCCGTGACGGCGGTGCGGGCGCGGACCGGCGGGCCACGGCGGCCGACGCCGACGCCACCTACGCGGCCTGCCGGCTCGTCGCCCGGGCGGCCGGGATCACCCTGGTGGAACCGGCGCGGATGGGCGCCGGGAGCGACCGGCTGGACCCGGTCGAGCGGGTCGCGCTCGCCTCCCGGGTCCGGGCCCGGGCCGTACGGCTGGACGGCCGCTGGTGGCGGGACGACGTGGGGCCGCTGGTCGGGCACCGGGCCCTGTCCGGGGCGCCGGTGGCGCTGCTGTGGCGGCGCGGCGGCTATGTCGCGGTGCACCCCTCCACCGGGCGGGAGACCCCGGTGGAGAAGGCCAACGCGTCCGAGTTCGAGCCGAGGGCGGTCATGTTCTACCGCCCGCTGCCGGAGCGCGGCCCCGGCCCTCTCGGCCTGCTGCGCTTCAGCATGCGCGGCACGGCGAGCGACCTGACGAACCTGCTGGTCAGCGGTCTGGTGACGGTGGCGATCGGGGCACTGGTGCCGATCGCCACCGGCAAGGTGCTCGGCGAGTACGTGCCGAGGGCGCAGCAGGACCTGATCGTGCAGGTGTGTCTGGCGGTGATGATCGGCGGCGTGGTGGCCGCGGCGTTCACGCTGCTCCAGAATCTGACCATCCTGCGGATGGAGGGCCGGATCGAGGCGACCCTCCAGCCCGCGGTGTGGGACCGGCTGCTCCGGCTGCCGACGGAGTTCTTCGCCCGGCGTTCCACGGGTGAACTGGCCAGTGCCGCGATGGGTGTCAGCGCGATCCGCCGGCTGCTGGCGGGACTGGGGCCGTCGGTGGCGCAGTCCGTCACCGTCGGGGCGATGAACCTGGGGCTGCTGCTCTGGTACAGCGTGCCGATGGCGCTGGCCGCGATCGGCATGCTGGTCGTCGTCGCCTCCGTGTTCCTGGGGCTCGGCCTGTGGCAGGTGCGCTGGCAGCGCCGGCTCGTGGTGCTCTCCAACAAGCTGAACAACCAGGCCTTCCAGACCCTGCGGGGGCTGCCGAAGCTGCGGGTGGCGGCCGCCGAGAACTACGCGTACGCCGCCTGGGCCGCGCAGTTCGCGCGCAGCCGTGAGCTCCAGCAGCGCCTCGGCCGGATCAAGAACCTGAGCACGGTGCTGGGTTCGGTGTACCTGCCGCTGTGTTCGCTGCTGATGTTCATGCTCCTGGCCGGTCCGGCGCGGGGCACGCTGTCGGCGGCGGACTTCCTGACCTTCAACACGTCGATGACGATGCTGCTGACCTCGGTGACCTCGCTGACCGGTGCCTTCGTGTCCGCGGTGGCCGCGCTGCCGCTGTTCGAGGAGATCCGGCCGGTGCTGGAGGCGACGCCCGAGGTCCGGGAGGCGAACACCCGGCCGGGCCCGCTGACCGGTGCGCTCGAGGCCCGCCGGCTGTCCTTCCGGTACTCCGACGACGGGCCCCTCGTCCTCGACGACGTCTCCTTCGAGGTGCGGCCGGGCGAGTTCGTGGCGATCGTCGGCCCGAGCGGCTGCGGTAAGTCGACGCTGCTCAGGCTGCTCATCGGCTTCGACGGTCCGGCCTCGGGCAGCGTGCTGTACGACGGTCAGGACCTGGCCGCGCTGGATCAGTCGGCCGTGCGGCGGCAGTGCGGGGTGGTGCTCCAGCACGCCCAGCCGTTCACCGGTTCGCTGCTGGACGTCATCTGCGGCACGGAGGCCTACACACCGGAGGAGGCGATGGCGGCCGCCGAGATGGCGGGGCTCGCCGAGGACATCCGGCGCATGCCGATGGGGCTGCACACGATCGTCTCGGGCAGCGGATCGGTCTCGGGCGGCCAGCGTCAGCGCCTGATGATCGCCCAGGCGCTGATCCGCCGCCCGCGCATCGTGTTCTTCGACGAGGCGACCAGCGCCCTGGACAACGAGACCCAGCGCACGGTGATGGAGAGCACCCGCAAGATCGACGCCACGCGGATCGTCATCGCGCACCGGCTGTCGACGGTGATGGACGCCGACCGGGTGATCGTGATGGAGAACGGCAAGGTCGCCCAGCAGGGCCCGCCCGGCGTGCTCCTCGCGGACACCGGCGGCCGGCTGCACGAGCTGGTGCGGCGGCAGTTGGCCTGAGCGCCGCACCGCCGCCCGCCCCTCCCCGCCCCACGCCTCCCCTTGTCCCCACGCCTTTCTCCCGCCCCTCGCTAACGAAACTTTGCCGTTTCGCTGAAACTGGTCTAGCCTCGATGTGTACGAAACCGTTTCGTTTACGTGCTCTTTGCCTTCACGTCCCTGGAGTGGTTCACCCATGTCTTCGAAGACCTTGACGGACGGCGCCCGCACGGGCACCGATCAGGGGCCTTCCGCGGCCTCCACCAAGAAGTGGTGGATCCTCGCGGTCGTCGCCCTGGCCCAGCTGATGGTGGTGCTCGACGCCACCATCGTGAACATCGCCCTGCCCTCGGCCCAGGCCGACCTCGGCTTCTCCGACGGCAACCGGCAGTGGATCGTCACCGCCTACGCCCTGGCCTTCGCCTCCCTGCTGCTCCTCGGCGGCCGGATAGCCGACCTCTTCGGCCGCAAGACGGCCTTCCTGATCGGTGTCGTCGGCTTCGCCGCCGTCTCCGCGCTCGGCGGCGCCGCGACCAACTTCGAGATGCTGGTCACCGCCCGCGCGCTCCAGGGTGCCTTCGGCGCGCTCCTCGCCCCCGCCGCCCTCTCCCTGCTCAACACCACGTTCACCGACGCCAAGGAACGCGCCAAGGCGTTCAGCGTCTACGGCGCCATCGCGGGCGCGGGCGGCGCGGTGGGCCTGCTGCTCGGCGGTCTGCTGACCGACGCGCTCGACTGGCGCTGGACGCTGTACGTCAACGTCGTCATCGCCGTGGTCGCCTTCGCCGGCGGCTGGCTGCTGCTGACCAACCACCGCGACGCCGGCAACTCCAAGCTCGACGTCCCCGGCACGGTCCTGGTCGCCGCCGGTCTGTTCTCCCTCGTCTACGGCTTCTCGAACGCCGAGACCCACGACTGGGACTCGCCGCTGACCTGGGGCTTCCTCATCGTGGGCGGTGTCCTGCTCACGGCCTTCGCCTGGTGGCAGACCCGCGCGGCGCACCCGCTGCTGCCGCTGCGGATCCTCCTCGACCGCAACCGCGCGGCCTCCTTCTTCGCCGTGCTCGTCTCCGGCGCCGGAATGTTCGGCGTGTTCCTCTTCCTCACCTACTACCTCCAGCTGAACCTCGGCTTCAGCCCCACCAAGACGGGCGTCGCCTTCCTGCCGATGGTCGCCGCGCTCATGGTGGCGGCGCAGGTCGGCACCACGGTCCTGGTGCCGCGCCTGGGCCCGAAGGCGGTCATCCCGCTGGGCTTCGCGATCGCCGCGGTGGGCATGGCCTGGCTCACCGGCATCGGCGTCGGCTCGCACTACGTGAGCGCGGTACTGCCCCAGCTGATCGTCACCGGTCTCGGCCTCGGCCTGGTCATGCCGCCCGCCATGCAGCTGGCCACCGGCGGGGTCGCCGCCGAGGACGCGGGCGTGGCCTCCGCCACGGTCAACGCCATGCAGCAGGTCGGCGGCTCGATCGGCACGGCCCTGCTGAACACCCTGGCCGCGAGCGCCGCCACCGACTACCTGGCGGGCAAGAACCCCGCGGACAAGCTGGTCCGCGCGCAGGCCACCATCGAGAGCTACACCACCGCCTTCTGGTGGTCGGCCGGCTTCTTCGCGGCGGGCGCGGTGATCGCGTTCGCGCTGTTCCGCCGGGGAGTGCCGGACCAGGACGCCGACGCGGCGCCGGTGGTCCACATGTGACGGGCCTTCGGCCTGGAGCCGCACCGGGGCACAGGGGCCGCCGTCCGTACGGGACGGCGGCCCCTGTGTGCGAGGTCTCCCCGGCCGCGTGGCGCGGGAGGTTTAGGCCTGGGTACTCGCGGTCCATGAGAATCAGCGTGCTGGATGTGGGTTCGAACACCGTGCGGCTGGTGGTGGCGGACGCGGCGGGGGGTGTTCCCCTGCCGGTGCACACGGCCAAGTGGCGGCTGCGGCTGTCCGAGCAGGTGGCACCCGGGGACCCGATCCCGGACGAGGCCGTGGAACGGCTGGTGGCGGCGGTCGCCGCGGCTGCCAGGACCGCGGACCGCTGGGGCGCCACGGGGCCGCTGGCCTTCGCGACCGCCGTGGTGCGCTCGGCCCCCAACCGCCGGGAGGTGCTGCGCGCGGTCCGCGCACGGACCGGTGTCGCGCTGTGCACGCTGCCGGGCGAGGTGGAGGCCGAGCTGACCTTCCTCGGGGCCCGCCGCTGGATGGGCTGGCGGTGCGGACCGCTCGCCCTGCTGGACATCGGGGGCGGCTCCTTCGAGGTGGCCTTCGGGCGCGGCCGGCTCCCCGACTTCGTGGCCTCGCTGCCCCTCGGAGCGGGCCGGATCACCCACGACTTCTTCACCGACCACGACCCGCCGTCCGCCGAGGCCCTGCGGGCGGCCCGGCGCAGGATCCGCCACCAGCTCAGGGACGTGGCCGCCCGGATCCGCTGGGAGGGTCCGCGCACGGCGGTGGCCACCTCCCGCACCTTCCAGCAGCTCGGCCGGCTGTGCGGCGCCGCCCCGGGACGGCACGGCCCGTTCATGGACCGCACCCTGCACCGCGCCGACCTTGGCGAGGCCGTCACCGCCCTGGCCGCCCTGCCCGCCGCCGAACGCTCCCGGCTGCCCGGCATCTCCGCGCCGCGCGCCGCGCAGAGTCTCGCCGGGGCCGTCATCGGCCACACGGCGATGAAGCT is from Streptomyces asoensis and encodes:
- a CDS encoding Ppx/GppA family phosphatase, which produces MRISVLDVGSNTVRLVVADAAGGVPLPVHTAKWRLRLSEQVAPGDPIPDEAVERLVAAVAAAARTADRWGATGPLAFATAVVRSAPNRREVLRAVRARTGVALCTLPGEVEAELTFLGARRWMGWRCGPLALLDIGGGSFEVAFGRGRLPDFVASLPLGAGRITHDFFTDHDPPSAEALRAARRRIRHQLRDVAARIRWEGPRTAVATSRTFQQLGRLCGAAPGRHGPFMDRTLHRADLGEAVTALAALPAAERSRLPGISAPRAAQSLAGAVIGHTAMKLTGLTSVTVCPWAIREGVMLRHMEDGPAWWAEVARLADDEETAAPEPVPLRLAQHGP
- a CDS encoding MFS transporter, whose protein sequence is MSSKTLTDGARTGTDQGPSAASTKKWWILAVVALAQLMVVLDATIVNIALPSAQADLGFSDGNRQWIVTAYALAFASLLLLGGRIADLFGRKTAFLIGVVGFAAVSALGGAATNFEMLVTARALQGAFGALLAPAALSLLNTTFTDAKERAKAFSVYGAIAGAGGAVGLLLGGLLTDALDWRWTLYVNVVIAVVAFAGGWLLLTNHRDAGNSKLDVPGTVLVAAGLFSLVYGFSNAETHDWDSPLTWGFLIVGGVLLTAFAWWQTRAAHPLLPLRILLDRNRAASFFAVLVSGAGMFGVFLFLTYYLQLNLGFSPTKTGVAFLPMVAALMVAAQVGTTVLVPRLGPKAVIPLGFAIAAVGMAWLTGIGVGSHYVSAVLPQLIVTGLGLGLVMPPAMQLATGGVAAEDAGVASATVNAMQQVGGSIGTALLNTLAASAATDYLAGKNPADKLVRAQATIESYTTAFWWSAGFFAAGAVIAFALFRRGVPDQDADAAPVVHM
- a CDS encoding NHLP bacteriocin export ABC transporter permease/ATPase subunit — translated: MTTVSGTDDVLAALGQLGRRIDCAGSGRLDLEGPQALWVVASGALDLFAVDAAQQGHWHHLGRLEAGALLLGPVQGPRHTLVARPLRDCVVHRVGLRELYQPASTETWSYDAYGNPQYVPPASSPLEYALALGVGRGLSVLFQAPMAGESAAGDGAGPVRAGAGAQGDDDVFWMQVPPGSVQYGALYGAEAAADLLMDPAVWQSMVDQQYRLLTALDRWIEELEHTHETRTAAGIKAGEAVRAQADRTLLASIGPRGRGARDGGAGADRRATAADADATYAACRLVARAAGITLVEPARMGAGSDRLDPVERVALASRVRARAVRLDGRWWRDDVGPLVGHRALSGAPVALLWRRGGYVAVHPSTGRETPVEKANASEFEPRAVMFYRPLPERGPGPLGLLRFSMRGTASDLTNLLVSGLVTVAIGALVPIATGKVLGEYVPRAQQDLIVQVCLAVMIGGVVAAAFTLLQNLTILRMEGRIEATLQPAVWDRLLRLPTEFFARRSTGELASAAMGVSAIRRLLAGLGPSVAQSVTVGAMNLGLLLWYSVPMALAAIGMLVVVASVFLGLGLWQVRWQRRLVVLSNKLNNQAFQTLRGLPKLRVAAAENYAYAAWAAQFARSRELQQRLGRIKNLSTVLGSVYLPLCSLLMFMLLAGPARGTLSAADFLTFNTSMTMLLTSVTSLTGAFVSAVAALPLFEEIRPVLEATPEVREANTRPGPLTGALEARRLSFRYSDDGPLVLDDVSFEVRPGEFVAIVGPSGCGKSTLLRLLIGFDGPASGSVLYDGQDLAALDQSAVRRQCGVVLQHAQPFTGSLLDVICGTEAYTPEEAMAAAEMAGLAEDIRRMPMGLHTIVSGSGSVSGGQRQRLMIAQALIRRPRIVFFDEATSALDNETQRTVMESTRKIDATRIVIAHRLSTVMDADRVIVMENGKVAQQGPPGVLLADTGGRLHELVRRQLA